A stretch of Brassica napus cultivar Da-Ae chromosome C6, Da-Ae, whole genome shotgun sequence DNA encodes these proteins:
- the LOC111206793 gene encoding kinesin-like protein KIN-14T, translated as METRRSKPVKNLPETIHSLLGTKSHLTSAWVKSVCNIVKNVSSSEVASTSKEEDDSAFIQVQSIRDQLSALTVEANEQNKRRRQILNEFLDLKGNIRVFCRVKPLDSKNMRAPVASDTRNVIIKLTESKRKTYNFDRVFQPDSSQDDVFLEIEPVIKSVIDGYNACIFAYGQTGTGKTFTMEGLPESPGIVPRAIKGLFKQVEQSNHKFVIKFSMLEIYMGNLRDLLVSQGTKPIGPIPPSLLIHTDAKGEIDIENLVTLKVNDFDEVFKLYKLGCRYRATASTNSNSASSRSHCMIKVSITCAGAPERRRETSKIWLVDLGGSERVLKTKATGRRFDEGKAINLSLSALGDVINSLQRKNPHIPYRNSKLTQVLKDSLGQDSKTLMLVHVSRKEDDLCETICSLNFATRAKNIHLGQDESKEEQEKKEAVMINLQKMMEKIEQERETTLKEIRSLNETLEKLTGKPHVTEEAEVDEIREEIQVTPKLKRNKSRRASDVFPSFMRPTASSSSRRLSGTDFSVISHGPGPKSRRNSMISVRAESVCLPMKKNGFDSVGDSSERSVSKSTCVMRADDAATVDSQDISECDIKLVVSEHKPQVQHLGHGSAKKPSSSKMGGTEFSRVNSWLHSQSANRSYLLDKKQLPATPSPVKARSLSRNRSLENSSTKLEDIEESRTEDTGIKPTPMLKDLFELQCLCSSETEDQILSKYPNPDNHGDNESLCPPSLRYERLSQHIDNNVWEQGSLKPRSQRGLAFPEDIAPPLRRPQVILGERGRAQTFIQKLHALCLCIVMALGFIDVGYGNDFFNGLTK; from the exons ATGGAGACTAGAAGATCGAAACCGGTTAAGAATCTACCGGAGACAATCCATTCATTGCTGGGTACGAAGTCTCATTTGACTTCAGCTTGGGTTAAATCTGTCTGCAACATCGTCAAGAACGTTTCTTCCTCTGAGGTTGCTTCGACGTCGAAGGAAGAAGACGACTCTGCTTTCATCCAAGTACAGAGCATCAGAG ATCAACTCTCTGCATTAACAGTTGAAGCAAATGAGCAGAACAAACGAAGAAGGCAGATTCTTAACGAGTTTTTGGACCTTAAAGGGAACATTCGTGTGTTTTGCCGAGTCAAACCCTTAGACTCCAAGAACATGAGAGCACCGGTTGCTTCAGATACAAGAAACGTGATCATCAAGTTAACAGAAAGCAAGAGGAAAACCTACAACTTCGACAGAGTTTTTCAACCTGATTCATCGCAAG ATGATGTTTTCTTAGAGATTGAACCGGTAATCAAATCGGTTATCGATGGCTACAACGCTTGCATTTTTGCTTATGGACAAACTGGTACTGGAAAAACATTTACAATG GAGGGTCTTCCAGAATCGCCAGGTATTGTTCCCCGAGCAATCAAGGGACTGTTCAAACAAGTGGAGCAAAGCAATCATAAGTTTGTAATCAAGTTTAGTATGCTTGAGATTTACATGGGGAATCTGAGAGACTTGCTTGTCTCACAAGGAACTAAACCCATTGGTCCCATACCTCCAAG TCTTCTGATTCACACAGACGCAAAGGGAGAGATAGATATAGAGAACTTGGTGACTCTTAAAGTGAATGACTTTGATGAAGTCTTCAAGTTATACAAATTAGGTTGTCGATATAGAGCAACTGCCTCCACTAACTCTAACTCTGCATCCAGCAGATCACACTG TATGATCAAAGTATCGATAACTTGTGCTGGAGCTCCGGAGAGACGGCGAGAAACAAGCAAGATTTGGCTAGTGGATCTTGGAGGAAGCGAGCGCGTGTTGAAAACTAAAGCCACTGGTCGCCGTTTTGATGAAGGCAAAGCCATTAATCTCTCTTTATCTGCTCTCGGCGATGTCATCAACTCTCTTCAGCGCAAGAACCCTCACATTCCTTACAGGAACAGCAAGCTCACACAAGTTCTCAAAGACTCTCTCG GGCAAGACTCTAAGACATTGATGCTTGTTCATGTCAGCCGGAAAGAAGATGATCTTTGCGAAACCATATGTTCTTTAAACTTCGCAACTAGGGCAAAGAACATCCATTTAGGTCAGGACGAATCAAAG gaagaacaagagaaaaAGGAGGCAGTGATGATAAATCTTCAGAAGATGATGGAAAAGATCGAGCAAGAACGTGAGACAACGTTAAAAGAGATCAGATCTTTAAACGAGACATTAGAGAAACTCACCGGTAAGCCTCATGTTACTGAAGAAGCAGAAGTGGATGAGATAAGAGAAGAGATTCAAGTTACACCAAAGTTAAAGAGAAACAAATCAAGACGCGCTTCAGATGTTTTCCCTAGCTTCATGAGACCAACAGCTAGTAGTAGCAGCAGAAGGCTATCAGGAACAGATTTTAGCGTGATCTCTCATGGTCCTGGCCCTAAGTCTAGAAGGAACTCAATGATCTCTGTCCGAGCTGAATCCGTGTGTCTTCCCATGAAGAAGAACGGGTTTGATTCCGTGGGTGACTCATCAGAGAGGAGCGTTTCGAAGTCTACTTGTGTCATGCGTGCAGATGATGCAGCAACGGTTGATAGTCAGGACATATCTGAATGTGATATTAAGTTGGTCGTGTCTGAGCACAAGCCACAGGTACAGCATCTGGGCCACGGATCTGCTAAGAAACCTAGTTCTTCAAAGATGGGTGGAACAGAGTTTTCTAGGGTTAACAGTTGGCTTCATTCGCAATCCGCAAACAGGAGTTACTTGCTTGACAAGAAACAGCTTCCTGCGACACCTTCCCCGGTTAAAGCACGCAGTCTAAGCAGAAACAGATCGTTGGAAAACTCATCTACGAAACTGGAAGATATAGAAGAGTCCAGAACAGAGGATACAGGTATTAAACCTACACCTATGCTTAAAGATCTGTTTGAGCTGCAATGTCTCTGTTCTTCCGAAACAGAGGATCAGATTCTCTCCAAATACCCTAATCCTGACAACCACGGTGACAATGAATCTCTTTGTCCTCCAAGTTTAAGATACGAAAGACTTAGCCAACACATAGACAATAATGTATGGGAGCAAGGTTCACTTAAGCCAAGATCTCAGAGAGGTTTGGCTTTCCCGGAGGATATAGCTCCACCGTTGCGTAGGCCACAAGTAATATTGGGCGAGAGAG GAAGAGCTCAAACGTTTATCCAGAAGCTTCATGCATTATGCTTATGCATAGTTATGGCACTAGGGTTTATTGATGTTGGGTATGGTAATGACTTCTTCAATGGGTTAACCAAGTAA